The Toxotes jaculatrix isolate fToxJac2 chromosome 6, fToxJac2.pri, whole genome shotgun sequence genomic interval ATACCTGGAAGCACTCGGTCTCACATATATCAGACCTATGTAATATCTCCATGCTGGAAAGAACACGCTAACACATTCCACACAATACATCAACACACTGGAACGTAATAACCAGCGATAATATGAAACGgatacaaaaacagaataaaagttTTAAACTCATTATAGAAAGAAGTCGTATTCCTCTATATTCTATAGAATGGATTCCTGGCAAGGATGGAAAATAATAACTAATTATATAACGTTACATAATACTCATAGCACACCTATATCGGTACTGCTATATCAAGTTCATGCATCATATGTAAATAATTAAAGGTATTATATAAGGATGTTTTCATCGTCTTATGCAAAAGACCTTCACACTGAGCGgtttttcagaagaaaatgtcaaatatttttaGGCTTCTCATTCTCAAATTTGACTCTACTTTATACTGAGCATAGTTTTGTTGCTCTGGCAGTGTGCTGTCgtgatgttttgatgttttaaaacaattaatttattGATTGGAAAAATAACTAATATCTTAAATAAATCTCAAATAAAATCTAACATCTAAACTGAATATAATCAGAACATAAATTTATTGACAGCCCTACTTTAAATCAGGTCATGTTGTTTGTTCGCCCGTTGGGCCGCCCccgctgctgctcctgctctccaCGTATAATGACAGTGGTTATGTTTAGCCCTAAAAGAAACACTTACGAGGTTTGAGTAATAACCTGCGACATTTTCATATAAATTTCTCACTTCACTTTCTTCTGATGTATTATGACTCAGCCTACATTTGTGGCTCCGAACACCAGGTGTGAGACAGACACTTCTGTGAAGTGGAAGGAAATAATGTGTTTTAGGTTTCCTGCCTCGAAGCCATAAACATAATGGCCAAAATTTTGCTATATGTATTTTTCTTAGTAAGTGTAGCATCAAAAACCCTGCTCTAAAGTGTTTATAGTGTTTGCAGCTACTGCCAAACTGAAGTTTGTTTTGAATAAAGAAGAAGTTGGTTAGCATGAGTGACAGTCACTGTAGCTGAACAAACAGTACACCACATTTTAGAAGCGATATCTATAAAGGACATTGTAAAAACATAACAGCGGTGCTGTTcgtttttattgtgttgtgtcaTGAATTTAAAAggccttctctctgtccttgacCAGGTGAGAGTGCGATGAGGAGAGGTTTCAGAGTGTGAGGCCATGGGCTGCACCTCGGCCAAGCAGGTGTCGGCCGTGCCCAACGATGAGGAGGGACGCGGCAAGGCCTACAGCAACGGAGACCTCTTCACGGGTCAGtttgcacacactcaaacacacacagggatgtcAATAAAAGCTTCACAGCTCCATTTTACTCGGTTAATTGCTCAGCGTGGACCCATTGCCCCGTCTGCCCTCACAATATATTCTCTTCATTATAGCTCATAGTCCTCGGGCAGAGTGCTAAGTTCTCCATTTCAGACAATAACTGTCAACACGATAGTCAGTTTTATTGGAGTCATCAGTGTTGCGAGTTcatgtgagagagaggaagtaaCCAGTTAGTGAGACTGCAGTGTTGCAGCTCTCTCAGGTGTTGTTTAGTCTGTGGAACTAGAGAAAAAGACACTGAGAGGAATGGAAACATAAAGTTTGGGAGAAGTGagacctgagagagaaagaaagaaaggtcaGCAAATCAGAACACCTCGGTGTCTGCGGcttcaatttgtttttttgttttcaaaagctttttaatttctctgcagGCACGACAAAGTTGGTACATCAGCTGTAGGACACCATACAGTGTCTGTGATAGGAAAACAATTAATGGAGGGAGTACCCCTTTAAAGGTGCTAAGTGTAAGTATTTTAGTTCAAAATTATCAACAGAATATGAAGAACGAACAGTTTTGATGTCATGTCAAAGTCGTGTATGCACTGTGTCGCAGAGGTACTGAAGTTAGCAGGCTAACCACCTGTCTCGGCCCGTCCCGTCTCGTGATATCACTTCGTACCTCAAGAGGTGACAGTGAATCACTGCAGCGTCCGGTCTGCTGTCAGTCCAGCATGAGAGGGTGAAGTAGTGGTGCTGCTTGGATGGCAAGAAACCACATTTggccacaaagaaaagaaatgatagAAATAGATGCAAACCAAGAGTTAACGTGGCGTTTCTTTccacagctggagacagctgtTGGTGAGTCAAGGAATAAAGTTTGATGCTGACTCGTAGCATTTCTTCTAAACTGCTAAGCAAACAGCTGTCAGTGCTAACATTGGCTATGTAGCAATTGTAAATACTTACATAAAGCAAGAGTCTGGGTTAGTGATGAAATGATTTAATTGATTAGTTCAGCGGTTTCCAACTTGGGGACAAGATAGAAAAGAAGGAAACCTCTCTAAACGTTGCTTTTCATATTGTGCAATAGTGGACAGTTTTACCTCTTTAGGCCTCTAAAACTATTAAAATGAAACTGGTAAAAAGGGAACATCACTTCTACACTACTCACAGAGTTCTGTAACCTTTGACGAGGGGGTCATGAGTAGACACGGCTGCTGGTCACAAGCCAGAAAGGTTGAAAACAACTGGATTAGTCTCTGGTTTTTCTCAAGAGACAGTTGATCAATGACAGTTTTAATAAGTGACTTATTCTTCCGGCTTCTTCACTATGagattttgctgcttttctccgTTGGACATGAATAGAACATGAATAGAATGAACAGGACAAAACAATAGATTAATCAGTGATGAACATAATCGTTAGTTACAGCCCTAGCTTTAATTATAGCTAGCAGGCTGTTGTGCAGTGAGGGACAGGAATGAAAGTGAaagccagagaaagagagagatgatgggTGGTTGAGGGATTAACAGCGATTAAGAATTAGGAGCAACACTCTGGTATAGCTGAACGCAGGCAGATGGATGTGGCAGATGACGATCCACAGGAGgtcccccccctctctctctccgtcatccctctctccctctgacccTTCTTCTCCAGCCTCTCACCCTCTTTCTGCGACCTCTCCTTGACTTGCGGCTCTTCCTTGTCCCTTCTATTCTCTCTTCGACACGTTCCCCTCATCCTTTTCCCCCTCTACCCCTCCCTGTGATCTCTCTGCTCTCACGTCTCGTTTCCCTCCCCGTCTTTTAAGGAGCAACAGAACGAGGCAGGAGATGAGGGGAGGAGAGCGATGGGAGGAGTGGAGCATTTTCCttgagagaggaagggagaatgACGTGTGCTGacgctgcctctctctctctcccctcaacTTCTCTGTCTCATTTGGATCGCCTCTTCCCTTCCCCTGCTCAAGGCCTCGttcttcccttcctctttctctctgtctctctattttGGGTCTctgcacccccccaccccccaccctcttCCTGCCTTCATCTCccagtttttcttctctccagttcttttcctctcttctctggcACAACATTAGGTCAGAACCTTGTGTCCTttcacctcccctcctctttcctccctcttcatccCGTCCTATCCCCCAGTTTCTCTGTCAGTTGTTTAAAGGGGAATCCAGAGTGGCGGTGGATGAGCCAGActgctgtttgagtgtgtttgcaaGTGTGTGCGTCGAGGTGGAAGACACAAATGACCTGGATAGCGTGGATTAGAGTTATCCCAGGCCACAACCCCCAGTAACACCTCCTTTCTTCACCCgcctctttcctctccatcttGTCTTCATCCACTCttatcttctctttctccttgttTGTTCTTCTGGCCTTCTGACTCCTCTCGACTGTGTTTCAGTCATTGTCACGTACTGTGTAGTCATTCGTTCCCGCTTAACTTGCTGCCCTTTCCGACCTCAGCTGAACTGGCCCACAACATCCGGTGTACTTTTTTTTCGTGATCGAGGTGGAAAAGATTGGTCAGTTCTTCTCAGTCAGCCCGCCTACGCACATCAGTGTACCCCCAGTAGACTTTGTAATTGTACGAACACACatttgtcttcatgtgtgtgttggtatgtTGCATATCAGTGTATTATTTAGACACTGAACCCTCTTCTCATACTCATACTGATCTGCCTCCAACAGCTtgtctgcctgtcagtctgtccttgtgtgcatttgtgcgtgcgtgtgtgtgcgagcatgtgcgcatgtgtgtgcgtgtcccaGATATTCTGGCTGCCCGCTCTGTTAGACTCCGGCCGCTAACCCTAACTCCCcacacacccctccctccctctcggCCACTCTCTCGCACAATAACCGGAAAAGGCTGAGCTccattacacaaacactgaaggacGAAGAGGGAAAATAGCAACACTCTCCACAACATCATGCTACTGATGTCTGCAATAATCACAGTCGGAGGAGATTGAAGTGGAGATAGAGTATGTAGTACTGTATGTGCAGATGATTGTGTATGTGGCACCCTAACGTGTATACAAAACATGGTGGCGTGCagatttcactgtttgttttaaagtctgtgttgttttgaggCGGTGAAGTGGCTGAGTGGTTTGAGGGTCAGTCCTTCTGACTGAATACGATGAAATTTCTGTGGCAGATGCAGAGAAAATAGCATTAAGAAAAAGAGGGTATGTTTTACTCCCAGGGAATAAAACAGAATTACCCCATACGGACTGTTCTGTTAGCGCCTCGAAGAAATGTTGGCACTCCATTCATACTGAGCTTTCTTTATCAGATTACTGAATGGCCACTGAGTCCTTGAAATATTCCCACCTGCAcaggtgaaaaaacaaagttcaaGAGAGCAGATGTTTCCTCGAATGAACCTCTTGTGCAGAgaattttctcttcctcttcagagaacaagaaatgtaaatgacaaGCCCAAGTCACAACAAATACTGCgtctgtgtacagtgtgtgaagAGCGAAAACAGTTCTTCTTTAGGGCAGTACAGAGAAATAGAGAAGTAGGCTCGTGACCTGGAGGTTGCTGGTTCAGTCCCTGAGCTGTAGGGATAAATATGGCAGTCAaaggtgacagagaaacacttgCACATCCCTTATCTTTGCTGAAGTGCCCTTTAACAAGACTGTTAAAGGGCACTTCAGCACTGTGGAGCAGGGCCTTGCTGGAAAAGAGTATTCATGTTCAGTGAATTAAcccatataaataaataaaggttagaTATGTACACTACAtacactgtatactgtatagACAGTAtaggacaaaaaagaaagcccGAATCTgacaagaaacagaaataaacatgtcTGTATGTGCCGCATATGTCACATGCATATGTCTAGACATATGGTGATGTACATGAGTGCATCTGTATGTGCAGTgcatgttgatgtgtgtgtgtgtgtgtgttggtttttaaGTCCCACGACCAGAACTGGGGCATGTTGCTGTGAACCCAGCTTATCAAGCTCTCCACATAAACCAGTGACACTGAGTATCAGTCATGTGTcgaagcactttattaggaacagcATAGTAATAGTGGGTGGGACCTCCCTTTGCtctgaaaacagcctcagttcttcatgGCGTGGATGCCACAAGATGTTGGCAACAGTCCTTTGGTCCATATTGATGTGATTGCATAACATAATTTCTGCAAATTTGTCctctgcacattcatgctgcgAATCTCCCAAATATCAGCAACTATTTGGCAATCAGCATGAAGCGTTTTAGCAAAATTGCTCTGTATTTACTGGTTCCcacttctcagatgtgaggatttcatgcttttctttgtcgttATTGTACATTATAGTGAATAGAACATTTTGGGATTTTAGACCGTTGgttgaataaaacaacacattcaaaGATATTACCTTGGGCTGAAAACCAAGCATTTCACTTCTTCCTGACATTTTGTCGATAaattgagaaaatgaaaaatatagtTAGTTGCAGCTGTACCAGAAACCAGTCTATCTGTTTAAAAACTGTGCATTTTTGAGATGGCTCCCACTGCGTGTACTATGGATGTTGAAGGTTGTTTCATATGTACATAAtgtcattaatcatttaataatTTGCCTTGAAGTGTGGATCTGATATTGGAAGACGTGTTAAGATTCAGTCAGCTGCAACAGAAAAAGTCAGATGATACGTGACTCTGATGGTTTTATTGTGCAACACATATTTCTACATCATTTGGTTGTGGTCTGGTGTTTTCACTGGGTCCATGATGAACAACCAGGGCGTCAGCAGAGATGGTAAATGTTCAAACTGAATGTGTCAGAATGTATTTTCTGTACGGTCTGGTCCtgcttttcatcattttctccctGCCAGCAAAAGgcatgacatttatttttgttcagaATATTATGGTCAAATTTTTATATATTGCTTTCTGAATCGATTCCCACTTGATGGGTATgattgtgcgtgcgtgtgtgtgtgtgtgcgtgtgtgtgtgttagtgacgAGACTTCATGGTCAGGTGTAAATGTCATGGCCAGGCCGGTGATGGCCTGGAGCCAGAGTGGCTGAGAGGGAGGACACACAGCAGGAAGGACAGAGTGACATAGCCACAGGACAGGCAGGCTGGAGCTGTGCGAGCAGACACACACCCGTGCACACCTAAAGAAGGCTATGTAAATGACTCACACCCATATAGACACTGCACTtgcataaaaatgacaaacgCGCTGATTCAAAGGCACAGCTCCATCTGAAATAGAAGCGTGGCCGTGCACACGCACTCGTGCACTCGTGGTGACTGACGGTACCTTAAGGTCAGCGCAGAGCTCCCGTCTCTAATCAGAGATGAGAAAGATGTCCACATCACAAAATCATGGCTTCTCAAAATAGTTCTTCcctttcatcttctctctctgacggttcccctccctctctcccaaaGCGAGCCCGGCATCAGTGTGACGAAACACCCTTGTCATTTCTTGTGACAATGActgccgcacacacacacacacacatgcacatactacTCACACAGCATGACCAGTTTTTGCTCTAAATTGAAGCAAGGCCTGTGATGTGATGAGTCTTGATTGGTGTAAGCTGGGTCACTTTGATCTATCTATACCCGTCACATTAAGCTTGCTGACTATCCTGTAACAGGAGCAGAACATTCAGTCAGGCTGCCGCTCATCCAAATTATAAAATGACAGTTTCCTCAGTTGCTGCTTGAAAATGTTCATTTAGGAGCAGCTAATTTTACCCCCATCTGTATCCACCTTCAGCTACAGATTATGTAGCTTGAAATTTATGTGGATCGCCCTTTGTAATGTGCagaagagcagaggaaatgGCTCTTAAttctgtttcctcctgcagcGCCGTATGTGCCGCATGTTTACAGAGCCGATCGAAGCTTGGTGAGCCTGTGTAGTGTTataaaaacgtgtgtgtgtgtgtgtgtgtgtgtgtgtgtgtgtgtgtgtgtgtgtgtgtgtgtgtgtgtgtcggcatGTTCAGACAGGAGCTGCTTTGCTCCGACCCGTTTACATTCctgagacaaacagcagaaaagtaGTCTGCAtttgtttctctccttctctttctcagaTGATTTCAAACCAGCAGCATTTATCTGACAAGTGAAGCCCATGTTAAGCTCAGCAGTGACGCACATCTGAGATGTGGAATCGCAGATgatctcacacatgcacacagagaaacaaacacacacacactcagccacaCAGGTGATCCAGGTGCTGGGTGGActgtgagcagcagagcagagggaggggtgaACCCTTCATCTGGGTACAAAGtggcacagacagacataaggataaaacagacagacaggctgctgATAGAGTGAGGGCAAAATACAAAGTGTGTGGCAGATAAGGCAGAGAGGTGGGCGTTTgtatgtgtctgcgtgtgtatCGGCGTATCAGCTGCTGCTTTATCAGTTAAGTGTGCAACAGCCAGGTAGTCAGCAGAAATGCCAGCGTGATTGTGTTGTTCCGCTCAAGGTTGGGTTGGGTTTGGCCTTGGTGCTTTATGTTGAGATTTTAGACATCATATCATCTTACATCACTGTCTGATATATTATGATACCTTGGGATGAGCGACACTGGGGACTCTTTTTACTTTTCCACCATTTTATTTGAGTGTTTAAATTCAGAGCATGAAATGTTTGCACTATATAAAGTGGTCTCAAAAAATGTCTGCTAACAATCCCACACAGTCATGCAACATTGCAACTGTCAGCGATGATGCACAAGGGTGATGATTCTTTTTTTGCTCAGTCAAAGGAGTTTATTACAGCACACAGGGAATATTAAGTGAgggtatgagttttttttttgttaatcagtTTATGTAAATGCATTTCTATTCTTCGCTTTATAAAGTTGTACGTTGAATATCTTTGAGTGTTTGGACTGTTGATTGGTCAAAACAGGTAATTTATTTGGAAATTGTGGAACTCTGTACACAGAGTGATTGATCGGttaatcataaaaataattgaCAGTAATAACCAATAatcaaacaatgaaaataatcattgtaCCACACACAGTCTTACATATTTCCACCTATTTTAGCTATTCTTAGTTGAATTATAAGGGATTCAGACATTATTGCAGTATGAGCGACCTTGGATCAGTGAGAGATACATAATTCCAGGTTTATTGCCCTAAGTCTTAGCTTCAGCAGTGACTCTGGATGCACAGCGCtgggtgtggtggtggtgccGTGCAGTCTTGCGGAAGTGTTACCACTCTTGCTGCCACTGTGCTTGTCTTAACTGTCTTAACTGTCTAAGCTGTCCATGTAGCCTAGAAGCTGTTCCACTGATCTTTAATCCCCTCCAGCTTGCTCCTTCTCTGttacgtttttcttttttccctcttgtctcttctgtctcttcttgtACTTCACGTATACGCTACATGTGTATTCCCTCTcgctctatctgtctctctgttgttgtctgtctgtcctctgtctgtgatgAGCTGCTGTAGATAAAATGGAAAGGAGGCGACGATTGTCCTCCTACCTATACCTCAGCTGCCGTGTCCACTTTCTAAAACACTGTATCAGGTCTTAGTTATCAGATTACCTCGGACAAATTATAACTATAATCAGTGGAATAGTCACTAGTAATGTTGATATAATGCAGTGAGCGTGGAGTAGAGCTGATACGACATAGTTCAGTTATTTTAGCCTTTCACATTATATTGACCAGGATGAATGAGGAGAGTCTGGTCAGTGTTTCCTTTCTGGGAGATGCCTCATAAAtacatgttgttgtttattttccttgtgcctctctctcccatctTTAATCAtacccctctttctctctccaaacctctctctcctcagatgAATACAAGATGAAAGGAGTGGAGGAGGTGAAGTACATGAGGGGGGATGAAAACCGGGTGAATGCACGCAACCAGGAGAAcctggtgagacacacacacacacacacccatgcactgACAGCTTGTCATCCACAGACAGACTCGAGCGTTTTCCTGACAGTTCATCAACTCAAGCGAACAAGCTCGTGTTTGTGTCCGAAGGCGGCTCCGTCAGCCGACACATACATACTTATTGTCTCTTGCACAAGCGCAGAAGCCCACACAAACGCACAAGGAGGTGCCTCACACACAGGTAGAGACAACATGCTGGCGTGTGTGGAATGTGGGGGCTTATCGCTCAGTCAACTCCCTCCTGCAAAACCTTTAGGTATTAAACAGCGTAAAGAAGTGTTGCAGTGTCACCGGTGAAATTTTCCTATAATAACTTTCCAAATAACTTGGCTATTCAATCCAGCTtgtaaataattaataggttcaGGCACATTTACCCTCCAAAACATATGAAATGACtgagaagtgtgtttgtgtgaagcgAGAGCCGGGTTGTTTGTTCAGTAAATCAGGTCATTCAGCCTGCCGTCCTGGCAAGTGGTGAAAAAATAGTCAGTGTGCCTATAaatcctgattaaaaaaaaccagAAGCAGTGTCACACTGCCACAATTTATGTTACTATagctaaaaaaaaccccagccTTATCAAAGCAACTGGCTATGACCATGAAGGGAAGCACCTCCTGTCAAACACACAGCTTGACTTAGGTTATTGCAAAGGTCAGAACACCGTTCTCTGTCATTTCTTTGGACTGCAGAAATTGTTGAAATGTCTTGTTCAAGACTGGGTTGGTATGGTATGTTACTCACGTTGAATGAGTCATTGAAAGACCCAAGCCACATTTTTACATAGGCACAGCCTAGTAAACTCCAGTACAACCACAATATGTGGTCAGACCAGTATTTGTTTCTTTCCATTTGTCACCGCTGTAGGTGTTCTCTACAGTATTTGTTGGTTTATCACCGCAGAGTCACTGCAGCATTTTACTATAGCAGGAAACTATACATAAAGCTTGCAGAAACATAAACGGGAAACTGTGCGAGGTGACCAACCTTCCTGTTTTATTAAACCTACATACATTATATCCGTGGCCCGTGTCCTGTGGCTGTAGCCCAGTGCCAGCCAGGTGAGGAGGTAATTTGATAATGCAGGCTTGACTTGACGTGTGCTTTTGGTGGTGTTGCCTGTTTGCTTATataagatgtttgttttttagctgCTTTATCAGCTGATAATGAAAACCAATGccatgtgtgtacgtgtgtgtttgtgtttcaggagaagagtaatgtacagtacaggggcaaacagcagaaagaggtCGCCTCAGCAAACATCAAGTCTAAGTAAGTGGCCGACCGCAGTCTGCATACTGCAAATGCCTGGTGGAAATGTATCAGAATATATGATCTATATATTATGGGTAACTCTGATAACTTGAACACTTGATCTTGCCTAACGGAATTTCATTTTTGGTGCTCACAGAATTtaaaaattagatttaaaagaaacagcagcataCATCATAGGGAGTATTTCTTCCATGTAAAGTAGTCCTAATGAGAGTTACTGAATTTCTGTTGTAATTGAGCTGAAATGACCCTCTAATAATAATGTCTGTTATGACCAGTATCCATTAAGATGCGACTGTTTATTGGCCAACCAtagcctctgtctgtgtgctgatgAGTACTtgtatatacacaaatacatattgGTCGCTAGTGGCTGCTGAGATTGGGTCACTACTtatattaaataattatttaaattcCTCCACAGCCTCAAAACCATGGATTTCTCACACTGCAGTAAGGattgagtgcgtgtgtgtgcgtacatgcaTGTTTGCGCTGTGTGGGGGGTGTAATGGAAAATTCTCATGATGTATTTCTTGCCTCCCTTCTCCAACCTCCAActtcctctctcaccctccttcttgcttttccatctctctctctctctctctgcctctctctctctctcagtattCACACgtcagagagccagcaggaatTTTTCAGAATGCTGGATGAGAAGATTGAGAAGGTGAAgttggggggtgggtgggagctgtgtataaatatgtgtgtgttttcatgcactTAAGGGttggggggggcaggggggtcTCAGAGCATTCAAAGAAACAGCTGGGTCTTAACATTTAAAGAGACAGGCTCCACATGTGTGAGGGGGAGGTACAGGTGATGGCTTCAGTGAGGAGCACTTAACTACTCTTTGTCAGCCACTTGAATTACTCTGGTGGTTTCTGACTACAGATGAGGTTGCAAAGTGGAATtgctgtgaggctgtaatggctGGATTCAGTTTTGGGAGTTGTGATAGAATCCATTTAATTTTTCGACTCTGCCTTAaaactttccatttttttttcagttcagaggCAGGAGAAGAATTCAGGTCCTTTATTTGAGTGAATGCAACAATATAAATAACAATCCTACATTCacaatcttacttaagtaaataaACAAGTATTACTATACTTAAAGCTGCTCTATTCAATATTATCCCATTAACAAtggtttaaataataatttatattgTGAAAACGGTCGCATGGTTGCATAGTGGCAAACCCATGCAGAATTATTACCCAAGTTTACAGTTCCCTTCAGCTATATAGAgtattttattgtctttaagtgttttattgttttttcagAACCGCAACTTCACCGTTTTAATTCACTCTTGTCACAGCATTGTTTTCAGCACAAGAGCTCTGATATAA includes:
- the zgc:92140 gene encoding uncharacterized protein C1orf21 homolog, whose amino-acid sequence is MGCTSAKQVSAVPNDEEGRGKAYSNGDLFTDEYKMKGVEEVKYMRGDENRVNARNQENLEKSNVQYRGKQQKEVASANIKSNIHTSESQQEFFRMLDEKIEKGRDYCSEEEEEDGT